A single region of the Montipora capricornis isolate CH-2021 chromosome 13, ASM3666992v2, whole genome shotgun sequence genome encodes:
- the LOC138030733 gene encoding 52 kDa repressor of the inhibitor of the protein kinase-like, whose product MTTFQELSFFFSYSPKRKEILKQNFSTSSDAEDLLADCPKEEHEERLFKSALNRESLPTLSDTRRLSRVHSISTLLANYSKIYDAVAQVKAQSKGKSSHDASGFLHGMEQFQYIISAVLTQLNYYYPFLDHVIQHMNDRFPEALKGALQGTLLIPSNLRKLSTSVEEAIKKEFAEDLPMPQSFEREVIRWKFAQQDNDSITSLAESVASCDERLYSNISTIFQLLPTLPVRTCSCERSFSALRRLKTWCRSSMGSNRLNGVALAYVHSEIHVEPLKVLQH is encoded by the exons ATGACAACATTTCAGGAactctcctttttcttttcgtATTCTCCCAAGAGAAAGGAGATTCTCAAGCAAAACTTCTCTACTTCCTCTGATGCCGAAGACCTTTTAGCTGACTGCCCGAAGGAAGAGCACGAAGAGAGATTGTTCAAGTCAGCTTTAAATCGAGAGAGCTTACCGACCCTAAGCGACACGCGCCGGCTTTCACGAGTTCACTCCATCAGTACGCTTCTCGCCAACTACtcaaagatctacgacgcggtagCACAGGTGAAAGCCCAGTCTAAAGGGAAGTCATCACACGACGCCTCGGGGTTCTTGCATGGAATGGAGCAATTCCAATATATTATTTCAGCTGTTTTGACCCA GTTGAATTACTATTATCCTTTTTTGGACCATGTGATACAGCATATGAACGATCGTTTCCCCGAGGCTCTTAAAGGTGCCCTCCAAGGTACGCTACTCATCCCCTCAAATCTGAGGAAGCTATCAACATCTGTAGAGGAAGCAATCAAGAAAGAGTTCGCTGAAGACCTACCAATGCCCCAATCATTTGAGCGCGAG GTCATCCGCTGGAAATTTGCTCAACAGGACAATGATAGCATCACCTCTCTAGCCGAGTCGGTGGCTTCTTGTGACGAGCGTCTCTACTCCAACATCTCCACTATTTTTCAGCTGTTGCCGACTCTTCCAGTCAGAACCTGttcgtgtgaacgcagctttaGCGCTCTCCGAAGGTTGAAAACATGGTGTCGCTCATCGATGGGCTCCAACAGGCTAAATGGTGTTGCATTAGCCTATGTACACAGCGAAATCCATGTAGAGCCGCTCAAGGTTCTACAGCATTAA
- the LOC138030734 gene encoding zinc finger MYM-type protein 1-like — MKKIIEDTKNERNSIPPARAEYPINHQKRRYNPEWEVKFPWLRYSVTEDGAYCAYCFVLASSTPSPWEPLICAPFKDWKNAVGSKRGILTNHELSKTHQGAMLAAANFTAVSRREIESVKESLSRGYSEIVKKNRKILLAILDVVIVLAKRGIAFRGNWDSAAMQENGNFEFFIKWLAKYDESLSERLSTTAKNARYLSPQIQNEMINCLGESIRNALVTDIRKSKFISVMADESSDVSMTEQLAVCIRYLNASSDDEVSVNEVFLGFVELPTTDASTITDSLLGNLSKWGLDTERLRGMGFDGASNMSGTQSGV; from the coding sequence atgaagaaaattattgaagatacaaaaaacgaaagaaactcCATCCCTCCGGCTCGAGCCGAGTATCCCATCAATCACCAAAAGAGAAGGTATAACCCAGAGTGGGAGGTGAAGTTCCCTTGGTTACGCTACTCTGTTACCGAGGATGGTGCTTACTGCGCGTACTGTTTCGTGCTTGCAAGTAGCACCCCTTCTCCCTGGGAGCCACTGATTTGTGCTCCATTCAAAGACTGGAAGAACGCAGTAGGCAGTAAAAGGGGAATTCTCACTAATCACGAGCTCTCTAAAACCCATCAAGGAGCAATGTTGGCAGCTGCAAATTTCACGGCAGTAAGCAGAAGAGAAATCGAGTCGGTCAAAGAATCCTTAAGTCGCGGATACTCCGAGATCGTTAAGAAAAACAGGAAAATCCTCCTTGCAATACTTGATGTGGTTATTGTGCTTGCAAAAAGAGGGATCGCATTTAGAGGAAACTGGGACAGCGCAGCCATGCAGGAGAACGGtaactttgaattttttataaAATGGCTAGCAAAATATGATGAAAGTCTCTCAGAACGTTTGTCCACTACCGCCAAAAATGCGCGTTACCTATCCCCGCAAATCCAAAACGAAATGATAAATTGTCTTGGCGAAAGTATTCGAAATGCTCTTGTTACTGACATAAGGAAGTCAAAGTTTATTAGTGTTATGGCCGACGAATCCTCAGATGTATCGATGACAGAACAACTGGCGGTTTGTATACGGTACTTGAACGCGTCATCGGACGACGAAGTTAGCGTCAATGAAGTATTCCTGGGATTTGTAGAGCTCCCGACCACTGACGCAAGCACAATCACTGACTCACTTTTAGGGAATCTAAGTAAGTGGGGCTTGGATACTGAGCGACTACGTGGAATGGGGTTTGATGGCGCCTCCAATATGAGTGGTACACAGTCAGGGGTGTAG